Proteins co-encoded in one Centroberyx gerrardi isolate f3 chromosome 18, fCenGer3.hap1.cur.20231027, whole genome shotgun sequence genomic window:
- the iyd gene encoding iodotyrosine deiodinase isoform X1, which translates to MALLSVLTPVFVAVLCVMIALIFINSRKTDTVPRPETKGGSKVESRPWVDQDLQDDTEITPRDEDDDWADSTEEEDLAHVPYSPPRYPVERMLERSQDFYSVMNQRRSVRFISSEPVPRDVIDNIIRTAGTAPSGAHTEPWTFVVVSDPETKHQIRLIVEEEEEVNYRQRMGDKWVNDLARLRTNWIKEYLDVAPYLLLIFKQTYGILPNGKKKTHYYNEISVSISCGILLAALQNVGLVTVTSTPLNCGPQLRLLLKRPANEKLLMLLPVGYPASDATVPDLKRKPLDDIIVRV; encoded by the exons ATGGCATTGCTGTCCGTCCTCACGCCGGTTTTCGTGGCCGTCCTGTGCGTGATGATAGCCCTCATATTTATCAATTCACGCAAAACGGACACGGTACCACGGCCAGAAACTAAAGGGGGGTCGAAAGTGGAGTCCAGACCTTGGGTGGACCAGGATTTGCAAGACGATACAGAAATCACACCAAGAGACG AGGATGATGATTGGGCGGACAGCACCGAGGAGGAGGACCTTGCCCATGTGCCCTACTCACCACCGCGTTACCCTGTGGAGAGGATGCTGGAGAGATCCCAGGACTTCTACAGTGTGATGAACCAGCGCAGGTCTGTCCGATTCATCAGCTCCGAGCCGGTTCCTCGGGACGTCATTGATAACATCATCCGCACGGCAG GCACGGCCCCCAGTGGAGCGCACACTGAGCCCTGGACGTTTGTCGTGGTGTCAGACCCAGAGACCAAGCACCAGATCAGACTgatagtggaggaggaggaggaggtcaacTACCGCCAGAGGATGGGGGACAAATGGGTCAACGATTTGGCCAGGTTAAG GACGAACTGGATTAAAGAGTACTTGGATGTTGCTCCATACCTGCTCCTCATCTTCAAACAGACCTACGGGATTCTACCTAATGGCAAGAAAAAGACTCACTACTACAATGAAATCAGCGTCTCCATATCCTGTGGAATCCTGTTGGCTGCATTACAG AACGTGGGTCTTGTTACCGTGACGTCGACACCCCTCAACTGTGGCCCCCAGCTCAGGCTCCTCCTCAAACGGCCAGCCAATGAGAAGCTGCTGATGCTACTTCCTGTCGGTTACCCCGCCTCTGATGCCACCGTGCCTGACTTGAAACGCAAGCCCCTGGATGACATTATTGTGCGTGTATGA
- the iyd gene encoding iodotyrosine deiodinase isoform X2 has translation MALLSVLTPVFVAVLCVMIALIFINSRKTDTVPRPETKGGSKVESRPWVDQDLQDDTEITPRDGRSKDDDWADSTEEEDLAHVPYSPPRYPVERMLERSQDFYSVMNQRRSVRFISSEPVPRDVIDNIIRTAGTAPSGAHTEPWTFVVVSDPETKHQIRLIVEEEEEVNYRQRMGDKWVNDLARLRTNWIKEYLDVAPYLLLIFKQTYGILPNGKKKTHYYNEISVSISCGILLAALQNVGLVTVTSTPLNCGPQLRLLLKRPANEKLLMLLPVGYPASDATVPDLKRKPLDDIIVRV, from the exons ATGGCATTGCTGTCCGTCCTCACGCCGGTTTTCGTGGCCGTCCTGTGCGTGATGATAGCCCTCATATTTATCAATTCACGCAAAACGGACACGGTACCACGGCCAGAAACTAAAGGGGGGTCGAAAGTGGAGTCCAGACCTTGGGTGGACCAGGATTTGCAAGACGATACAGAAATCACACCAAGAGACGGTAGGTCAAAA GATGATGATTGGGCGGACAGCACCGAGGAGGAGGACCTTGCCCATGTGCCCTACTCACCACCGCGTTACCCTGTGGAGAGGATGCTGGAGAGATCCCAGGACTTCTACAGTGTGATGAACCAGCGCAGGTCTGTCCGATTCATCAGCTCCGAGCCGGTTCCTCGGGACGTCATTGATAACATCATCCGCACGGCAG GCACGGCCCCCAGTGGAGCGCACACTGAGCCCTGGACGTTTGTCGTGGTGTCAGACCCAGAGACCAAGCACCAGATCAGACTgatagtggaggaggaggaggaggtcaacTACCGCCAGAGGATGGGGGACAAATGGGTCAACGATTTGGCCAGGTTAAG GACGAACTGGATTAAAGAGTACTTGGATGTTGCTCCATACCTGCTCCTCATCTTCAAACAGACCTACGGGATTCTACCTAATGGCAAGAAAAAGACTCACTACTACAATGAAATCAGCGTCTCCATATCCTGTGGAATCCTGTTGGCTGCATTACAG AACGTGGGTCTTGTTACCGTGACGTCGACACCCCTCAACTGTGGCCCCCAGCTCAGGCTCCTCCTCAAACGGCCAGCCAATGAGAAGCTGCTGATGCTACTTCCTGTCGGTTACCCCGCCTCTGATGCCACCGTGCCTGACTTGAAACGCAAGCCCCTGGATGACATTATTGTGCGTGTATGA
- the LOC144542797 gene encoding complement C1r subcomponent-like protein, producing MRKSDEARRLETGAGVRLAGGTAGTQRDGLLCVFPWLVSPSALSGMVQSPRFPQPYLAEQLEMWDLSVPEGYQLQLTFTLLHIRPSKNCGQDSLTVVYEQRVLGKFCGDATYNNVCHPGNTPILSPGNKLRLVFQLGEIRPDELQQFKGFSALYRAIGKTVKVDEIKLAWPGQSVILPCTTPEGPLPESTEGEGITVAVFHPIHGTFYPESPLKGRVTFSSSPVFPTNPSIQIKGVKKTDEGKYTCQYAYFPVTKGTTPHKDYLKSWTIERVWFLSSIPLDSEQLVYFPFPIEDQQQCRKSIDRYTDRDVEADAGRFIVNMFCAGWSDGKADACGGESGVPYVLKDGDGNFVAAGIYSWIHGRCDTDDKPKYGVYTQVSRYLDWIKKTMREN from the exons ATGAGGAAGTCCGACGAGGCGAGACGACTGGAGACAGGTGCAGGAGTCAGGCTGGCAGGCGGAACtgcagggacacagagagacgg gttgctgtgtgtgttcccaTGGCTTGTGTCTCCATCGGCTTTAAGTGGGATGGTCCAGTCGCCTCGGTTTCCTCAGCCGTACCTCGCTGAACAGCTGGAGATGTGGGACCTCAGTGTGCCTGAAGGCTACCAGCTTCAGCTCACCTTCACCCTGCTGCACATCAGACCCTCCAAAAACTGTGGCCAGGACTCCCTCACG GTGGTTTATGAGCAAAGAGTCCTGGGAAAGTTCTGTGGAGATGCGACCTATAATAATGTTTGTCACCCTGGCAACACACCCATTCTGTCACCTGGCAACAAGCTCCGCCTTGTCTTCCAATTGGGCGAAATCAGACCTGATGAGCTGCAGCAGTTTAAAGGCTTCTCTGCCTTATACCGAGCCATAG GTAAAACGGTGAAAGTTGATGAAATCAAACTGGCATGGCCTGGTCAGAGTGTCATACTGCCATGTACAACACCTGAGGGTCCGCTGCCAGAG TCGACGGAAGGAGAGGGAATCACCGTAGCTGTTTTCCACCCTATCCACGGGACATTCTACCCCGAGTCCCCCCTGAAAGGACGGGTGACCTTCTCCAGCAGCCCTGTGTTCCCGACCAACCCCTCCATCCAGATCAAGGGTGTGAAAAAGACAGATGAAGGGAAATACACGTGTCAGTACGCGTATTTCCCTGTCACT AAAGGGACAACTCCTCACAAGGACTACCTAAAGAGTTGGACTATAGAGCGGGTATG GTTCCTCTCAAGCATCCCTTTGGACTCCGAGCAGCTTGTGTATTTCCCCTTCCCAATCGAGGACCAGCAACAGTGTAGGAAATCCATAGACCGCTACACAGACAGGGATGTAGAGGCTGACGCAGGCAGATTTATAGTCAATATGTTCTGTGCCGGGTGGTCAGATGGCAAGGCTGACGCATGCGGTGGAGAAAGTGGAGTGCCCTACGTTCTGAAGGATGGAGACGGGAACTTCGTGGCGGCGGGGATTTACAGCTGGATCCACGGCAGATGTGACACGGACGACAAACCCAAATACGGAGTCTACACACAAGTGTCTAGATACTTAGACTGGATCAaaaagacaatgagagagaatTAA